One genomic window of Arachis hypogaea cultivar Tifrunner chromosome 8, arahy.Tifrunner.gnm2.J5K5, whole genome shotgun sequence includes the following:
- the LOC112706022 gene encoding agamous-like MADS-box protein MADS9: MGRGKIEIKRIENSSNRQVTYSKRKNGILKKAKEISVLCDAQVSLIIFGASGKMHEYISPSTTLIDILDRYQRASGKTLWDAKHENLSNEIDRIKKENDSMQIELRHLKGEDITSLNYKELMALENDLDKGLNGIREKKMEVHRMFKRNGKILEEENKELNFLLQQHMALEGARNMHGQWI, translated from the exons ATGGGGAGGGGTAAGATTGAGATCAAGAGGATTGAGAACTCAAGCAACAGGCAAGTCACATATTCAAAGAGGAAGAATGGGATCCTTAAGAAGGCTAAAGAAATCAGTGTTCTTTGTGATGCTCAAGTTTCTCTTATCATCTTTGGTGCTTCTGGCAAGATGCATGAATATATCAGCCCCTCCACCac GTTGATTGACATCCTGGACAGATACCAAAGAGCTTCTGGAAAAACTCTCTGGGATGCTAAACATGAG AACCTAAGTAATGAAATTGATAGAATCAAGAAAGAGAATGATAGCATGCAAATTGAGCTcag GCACTTGAAGGGAGAAGACATTACCTCACTGAATTACAAAGAGCTTATGGCCCTAGAAAATGACCTTGATAAGGGCCTCAATGGAATCCGTGAAAAAAag ATGGAAGTGCACAGGATGTTCAAGAGAAAT GGCAAGATTTTGGAGGAAGAAAACAAGGAACTCAATTTCCTTCTT